The following coding sequences lie in one Silvibacterium dinghuense genomic window:
- a CDS encoding S-methyl-5'-thioadenosine phosphorylase → MQQAEIGIIGGSGLYAMPGLTEVREVRVETPFGDPSDAFILGNLEGRKVAFLARHGRGHRILPSELNFRANIYAMKALGVERILSVSAVGSLKEEHKPTDFVIPDQFIDRTFHRVSTFFGEGIVGHVAFGDPVCATVAKTAAEACAAQNVVGKQGGTYVCMEGPQFSTRAESNLYRSWGADVIGMTNLQEAKLAREAEICYATIAMVTDYDCWHEGHDDVTVDQIVAVLHQNATNAALVVKSAVAAMPAERNCACASALKYAILTDRAAIPAETKKKLDLIFGKYLNEGAKA, encoded by the coding sequence TTGCAACAGGCAGAGATTGGAATCATCGGCGGCAGCGGCCTCTACGCCATGCCCGGCTTGACGGAAGTGCGCGAAGTCCGCGTGGAAACCCCCTTCGGCGATCCGAGTGACGCCTTCATCCTGGGCAATCTCGAAGGCCGCAAGGTGGCCTTCCTCGCCCGCCATGGACGCGGCCACCGCATCCTGCCCTCGGAGCTGAACTTCCGCGCCAACATCTACGCGATGAAGGCCCTGGGCGTCGAGCGCATCCTTTCGGTCTCGGCCGTGGGCTCACTCAAGGAAGAGCACAAGCCCACCGACTTCGTAATCCCCGACCAGTTCATCGACCGCACCTTCCACCGCGTCTCGACCTTCTTTGGCGAAGGCATCGTGGGGCACGTGGCCTTCGGCGATCCGGTCTGCGCGACCGTCGCGAAGACCGCGGCCGAGGCCTGCGCCGCGCAGAACGTGGTCGGCAAGCAGGGCGGCACGTATGTGTGCATGGAAGGCCCGCAGTTCTCGACGCGCGCCGAGTCGAACCTGTATCGCAGCTGGGGCGCGGACGTGATCGGCATGACCAACCTGCAGGAGGCCAAGCTGGCCCGCGAGGCCGAGATCTGCTACGCGACCATCGCCATGGTCACCGACTACGACTGCTGGCATGAAGGACACGACGACGTGACTGTGGATCAGATTGTCGCCGTGCTGCACCAAAACGCGACCAACGCCGCGCTGGTGGTGAAGTCCGCCGTCGCCGCCATGCCTGCGGAGCGCAACTGCGCCTGCGCCTCTGCCCTGAAATACGCCATCCTCACCGATCGCGCCGCGATCCCTGCCGAAACAAAGAAGAAGCTGGACCTGATTTTCGGCAAATATCTGAACGAAGGCGCGAAGGCATAA
- a CDS encoding PfkB family carbohydrate kinase, producing the protein MAILVVGSVAFDGIETPSGKVERVLGGAATYFALSASYFTDVRVIGVVGEDFTAENEAVLTRRGIDTRGIEHVEGKSFFWSGSYMGNLNEAHTLKTELNVFQSFSPKIPVAYEDSEYLFLANIDPVLQADVRAKMPRVKLVCGDTMNYWINDHRSNLEKVLKGLDGLLINDTEAKLLANDGNLVRAAKEILALGPKSLVVKHGEYGATAFFSERTFPNEPRQVFLPFRAPALPLAEVVDPTGAGDSFAGGFFGYLASQPEFTPSTFKKAMFYGGVMGSFAVEKFGTERLQQLDRKEIEERFALFRELSHLE; encoded by the coding sequence ATGGCGATTCTGGTCGTAGGCAGTGTGGCATTTGACGGTATCGAGACGCCGTCAGGCAAGGTAGAACGCGTTCTCGGCGGAGCAGCAACCTATTTCGCTCTTTCCGCCAGCTATTTCACGGATGTGCGTGTGATCGGCGTGGTCGGCGAGGATTTCACCGCCGAAAACGAAGCGGTGCTCACGCGCCGCGGCATCGACACGCGCGGCATCGAGCATGTTGAGGGCAAGAGCTTCTTCTGGTCGGGCTCGTACATGGGCAATCTGAACGAGGCACACACGCTCAAGACAGAGCTCAATGTCTTCCAGAGCTTCAGCCCGAAGATTCCGGTCGCATACGAGGACAGCGAGTATCTCTTCCTCGCCAATATCGATCCTGTGCTGCAGGCCGACGTGCGCGCCAAGATGCCGCGCGTAAAGCTGGTGTGCGGCGACACGATGAATTACTGGATCAACGATCACCGCTCCAATCTCGAGAAGGTGCTCAAGGGACTCGACGGCCTGCTGATCAACGACACCGAGGCGAAGCTGCTGGCAAACGACGGCAACCTGGTCCGCGCAGCGAAGGAGATCCTCGCGCTCGGGCCGAAGAGCCTGGTGGTGAAGCACGGAGAGTATGGCGCGACGGCCTTCTTCAGCGAGCGCACCTTCCCGAACGAGCCACGGCAGGTTTTCCTGCCCTTCCGCGCGCCGGCTCTGCCGCTGGCCGAGGTCGTCGATCCCACAGGCGCGGGCGATTCGTTTGCCGGAGGATTTTTCGGCTACCTTGCGTCGCAGCCGGAGTTCACTCCGTCCACCTTTAAGAAGGCGATGTTCTACGGTGGCGTGATGGGTTCTTTCGCCGTGGAGAAGTTCGGCACGGAACGTCTTCAGCAGCTCGACCGAAAGGAAATCGAGGAGCGCTTTGCGCTTTTCCGCGAACTCTCGCACCTTGAGTAA
- a CDS encoding ArnT family glycosyltransferase, translating to MNNPRPRSQRRRGIDVSELSPAEQEKFALRGETFVVAWSTLLLALLALSYCYSHQLLLLYGDAVAHMHIARRIIDSIEPGFRQMGSVWLPLPHLLLLPFIWRMGWWQTGIAGAFPSMAAYVLGSAGLYRLARQWLSPQLSLVAVALFALNPGLLYMQSTAMNEPLFLCEMIWAVLLLVEYRRELEADDHARASRLLTLCGVVLVGAVFTRYDGWIFAAFAWVIALLPMLRRDRWQTRTGGAFVLFTLMLAVAPLLWMGYCAKQFGDPLDFMRGPYSAKAIDARTSKPGAPHYPGWHSMPVAELYFLKAAELGAVIAQCANLLLVLALTGTAAAAWKWRKAGILPALLLWVPAPFYAYSIAYGYVPIFIPLWWPHSFYNVRYGMEMLPVFALALAFFVAWLAGVVKKRWPVVAPYLPWAFIALLIASNITLAKKTPLVLGEAIANSRSRVPYEAAYARGLAVLPANATILAYTSEHPGAYQQAGIPLKHTINESDYYEWTPALKNPAAAADYVITTDNDPVAKAVAAHPQGLTLMNIVCSTDQPCVRIYQSNRHAAGGSITQK from the coding sequence GTGAACAACCCGCGGCCGCGCTCACAACGCCGCCGCGGGATCGACGTCTCTGAACTCAGCCCCGCCGAACAGGAAAAATTCGCCCTCCGCGGCGAGACCTTCGTCGTGGCCTGGAGTACCCTGCTCCTCGCGCTGCTCGCGCTCTCCTATTGCTATTCGCACCAGCTTCTGCTGCTCTACGGCGACGCGGTCGCGCACATGCACATTGCGCGCCGCATCATCGACTCGATCGAGCCGGGATTCCGGCAGATGGGCTCGGTATGGCTGCCGCTGCCGCACCTGCTGCTGCTGCCCTTCATCTGGCGCATGGGCTGGTGGCAGACGGGCATTGCCGGCGCATTCCCTTCGATGGCCGCCTACGTTCTCGGCAGCGCCGGCCTCTATCGCCTGGCGCGGCAGTGGCTCTCGCCGCAGCTTTCGCTGGTCGCTGTGGCGCTCTTCGCGCTCAACCCCGGCCTGCTCTACATGCAGAGCACGGCGATGAATGAGCCGCTCTTCCTCTGCGAGATGATCTGGGCCGTGCTGCTGCTGGTCGAGTATCGCCGCGAGCTGGAAGCCGACGACCATGCCCGCGCCTCGCGCCTGCTAACCCTCTGCGGCGTGGTTCTCGTCGGCGCGGTCTTTACCCGCTACGACGGATGGATCTTCGCCGCCTTCGCCTGGGTGATTGCCCTGCTGCCCATGCTGCGCCGCGACCGCTGGCAGACCCGCACCGGCGGCGCCTTCGTGCTCTTCACCCTCATGCTGGCCGTGGCTCCGCTCCTCTGGATGGGCTACTGCGCGAAGCAGTTCGGCGACCCGCTCGACTTCATGCGCGGACCGTATTCGGCCAAGGCCATCGATGCCCGCACCTCCAAGCCCGGCGCACCACACTACCCCGGCTGGCACAGCATGCCGGTGGCTGAACTGTACTTTCTCAAAGCCGCCGAGCTCGGAGCCGTCATTGCGCAGTGTGCCAATCTGCTGCTCGTACTCGCGCTCACCGGCACCGCGGCGGCCGCATGGAAGTGGCGCAAGGCGGGTATTCTGCCGGCGCTGCTGCTGTGGGTTCCGGCTCCCTTTTACGCCTACTCGATCGCTTACGGCTATGTGCCGATCTTCATTCCGCTGTGGTGGCCGCACTCGTTCTACAACGTGCGCTACGGCATGGAGATGCTGCCGGTCTTCGCGCTGGCGCTGGCCTTCTTCGTAGCGTGGCTCGCAGGCGTGGTGAAAAAGCGCTGGCCTGTCGTTGCGCCGTATCTGCCGTGGGCTTTCATCGCGCTGCTCATCGCGAGCAACATCACGCTGGCGAAGAAAACGCCGCTGGTTCTGGGCGAAGCGATTGCCAACTCGCGCAGCCGCGTACCCTATGAGGCAGCCTATGCGCGCGGGCTGGCCGTGCTACCGGCGAACGCGACCATCCTGGCTTATACTTCCGAGCATCCCGGGGCCTATCAGCAGGCCGGAATTCCGCTGAAGCACACCATCAACGAGTCGGACTACTACGAGTGGACGCCGGCACTGAAAAATCCCGCTGCCGCGGCCGACTACGTCATCACGACCGACAACGATCCGGTAGCGAAGGCCGTTGCGGCGCATCCGCAGGGACTCACGCTGATGAACATCGTGTGCTCGACTGATCAACCCTGCGTGCGCATTTACCAGTCCAATCGCCACGCCGCGGGTGGTAGCATCACGCAGAAATGA
- a CDS encoding MgtC/SapB family protein, translated as MKFFSTSPLAALAALQEPGHMLSFSHPQQWHLTGGVVGRLLLAAALGGAIGIDREVHHKPSGVRTNLLICFGAALFTFLSAIVAGDNSTNKGQIASNVVQGVGFLGAGLILHNRDRVSGLTSAATVWAVASIGMACGAGLYAPAVLSAVLVILTLEVVGILERNGNLKSYTVIYETRGSDDQGMRLAILHAMDQVQRRLNEISDDSLGEVRRLSFEVATTYRIQRRILALLKDSPAIESVHTFHSQEDDGYS; from the coding sequence ATGAAGTTTTTTTCGACATCGCCGCTCGCCGCCCTGGCTGCACTGCAGGAGCCGGGGCACATGCTCAGCTTCAGCCATCCGCAGCAATGGCACCTGACGGGCGGCGTTGTTGGGCGTCTGCTGCTGGCCGCGGCGCTGGGCGGGGCAATCGGCATCGACCGCGAAGTGCATCATAAGCCCTCCGGCGTGCGCACGAATCTGCTCATCTGCTTCGGCGCGGCGCTGTTCACCTTCCTCTCCGCAATCGTTGCAGGAGACAACAGCACCAACAAGGGCCAGATCGCCTCGAATGTCGTACAGGGCGTCGGTTTTCTCGGGGCGGGACTGATTCTCCACAACCGCGACCGGGTCAGCGGCCTGACCAGCGCGGCCACGGTGTGGGCCGTCGCATCGATTGGCATGGCATGCGGCGCGGGGCTCTATGCGCCGGCCGTGCTCTCGGCTGTACTCGTCATCCTCACGCTTGAGGTGGTCGGCATTCTCGAACGCAACGGTAACCTTAAGTCTTACACGGTCATCTACGAGACGCGCGGCAGCGATGACCAGGGCATGCGGCTCGCCATCCTCCATGCTATGGACCAGGTGCAGCGGCGCCTCAACGAAATTTCCGATGATTCGCTTGGCGAAGTGCGGCGGCTCTCGTTCGAGGTGGCCACCACCTATCGCATCCAGCGCCGCATCCTCGCTTTGCTCAAGGACTCGCCTGCCATCGAAAGTGTTCACACCTTCCACAGCCAGGAAGACGATGGCTATTCATGA
- the dapF gene encoding diaminopimelate epimerase, producing MTFFAKAHACGNDFLVVEGACNTALAVHLCNRHTSVGADGVEFLEWTDERSGRIRLANADGSIAEISGNGTRCVAAWMAHQIAQKGAPLASGATLEIDTDAGLRTCTLVKAEGHRYEFAAPMGVPQVAKRSVRLADGTSVEGVVVHTGNPHFVIFVEDENFTAYQRTWEELGREICFHADFPEQTNVEFVHILAPGHIAIRIFERGVGPTTSSGTGTCATASATIATRNGESTLRVVAPGGEQRIDWPSPDAEILLIGPAELICTGEAWRGEAW from the coding sequence ATGACTTTTTTCGCCAAGGCGCATGCCTGCGGCAATGATTTTCTCGTCGTAGAAGGGGCCTGCAATACCGCTCTCGCCGTGCATCTTTGCAATCGCCATACGAGCGTCGGCGCCGACGGGGTTGAATTCCTGGAGTGGACCGACGAACGCTCCGGCCGTATCCGCCTGGCCAATGCCGACGGCTCCATCGCCGAGATCTCAGGCAACGGCACGCGCTGCGTCGCCGCATGGATGGCGCACCAGATCGCGCAGAAGGGCGCGCCGCTCGCATCCGGCGCCACGCTCGAGATCGATACCGATGCAGGGCTCCGCACCTGCACGCTGGTCAAGGCCGAAGGCCATCGCTACGAGTTCGCAGCCCCCATGGGCGTGCCACAGGTTGCAAAGCGCAGCGTGAGGCTCGCGGATGGAACATCTGTTGAAGGCGTCGTGGTGCATACCGGCAATCCGCACTTCGTCATTTTCGTCGAGGACGAGAACTTCACCGCGTATCAGCGCACCTGGGAAGAGCTTGGCCGCGAGATCTGCTTCCACGCCGACTTTCCTGAACAGACCAACGTCGAGTTTGTGCACATCCTCGCGCCCGGCCACATTGCCATCCGCATCTTCGAGCGGGGCGTCGGGCCGACTACCTCTTCCGGCACCGGTACCTGCGCCACGGCCTCGGCGACGATCGCTACGCGCAACGGTGAGTCCACGCTGCGCGTGGTCGCGCCCGGCGGCGAGCAGCGCATTGACTGGCCCAGCCCTGACGCCGAAATTCTTCTCATCGGCCCGGCCGAACTCATCTGCACAGGAGAAGCGTGGAGGGGAGAAGCGTGGTGA
- a CDS encoding S66 peptidase family protein, translated as MHQPLKPAAIAPGAKVAVVAPASNAKAERIEGGIAALARHGYRPILYPHAAGREAPYFSGTVEDRLSDLHEAFTDPDIEAVFCTRGGYGSNYLLEDLDVDLIAENPKPFFGYSDLTIIQSYLLDQTGLIGFHGPMVAADLYRNDGVDEASFSDALTGGKVLAGEAQGLRILKPGRAQGTVRGGCLSMLVSTLGTPFAPQTENSVLFLEDIGAKPYQVDRMLRQMVLAGKFDGVTGFVFGEMLDCISPGANPGLLDDVILRVLDWFEGPIAVGLRSGHVSRGNVTLPLGIAAELHVPEPDAGEQPVLQYLEAAVE; from the coding sequence ATGCACCAACCGCTCAAGCCTGCGGCCATCGCTCCGGGAGCGAAGGTTGCGGTGGTTGCGCCCGCCAGCAATGCGAAGGCGGAGCGCATCGAGGGCGGCATCGCTGCGCTGGCCCGCCATGGCTACCGGCCGATCCTGTATCCGCATGCGGCCGGCCGTGAAGCTCCCTATTTTTCCGGTACCGTCGAAGACCGTCTCTCCGATCTTCACGAAGCCTTCACCGATCCGGATATCGAAGCCGTATTTTGTACCCGTGGCGGTTACGGATCGAACTATCTGCTCGAGGATCTCGATGTAGACCTCATCGCCGAGAACCCCAAGCCGTTCTTCGGCTACAGCGATCTCACCATCATCCAGAGCTATCTGCTCGATCAGACCGGGCTCATCGGCTTCCACGGCCCCATGGTGGCAGCCGACCTCTATCGCAACGACGGCGTGGATGAAGCCAGCTTCTCGGATGCACTCACCGGCGGCAAAGTGCTGGCCGGCGAAGCCCAGGGGTTGCGCATTCTCAAGCCCGGACGCGCGCAGGGCACCGTGCGTGGCGGCTGCCTGAGCATGCTGGTCTCGACGCTGGGCACGCCCTTCGCCCCGCAGACCGAGAACAGCGTGCTCTTTCTCGAAGATATCGGAGCCAAACCCTACCAGGTCGACCGCATGCTGCGGCAGATGGTGCTGGCCGGCAAGTTCGACGGCGTCACCGGCTTCGTCTTTGGAGAGATGCTCGATTGCATCTCGCCCGGAGCCAATCCCGGCCTGCTTGACGATGTCATTCTCCGCGTTCTGGACTGGTTCGAGGGCCCGATCGCGGTCGGCCTGCGCTCCGGCCACGTCTCGCGCGGCAACGTGACCCTGCCGCTCGGCATCGCTGCCGAACTCCATGTCCCCGAACCCGATGCGGGAGAGCAGCCGGTACTGCAATACCTCGAAGCCGCGGTTGAATAG
- the mpl gene encoding UDP-N-acetylmuramate:L-alanyl-gamma-D-glutamyl-meso-diaminopimelate ligase → MQDSKHIHLIGICGTAMASIAGLLQLKGHRVTGSDQAAYPPMSDLLAHLQIPVSEPFAEANLQPHPDLVIVGNAISRGNVELEYVLDQHIPFTSMAAVIHDEFLRGRESLVVAGTHGKTTTTSMLAWIYAVAARKHPELAPSFLIGGVAENFATSFQLQDGKPFLLEGDEYDTAFFDKGPKFMHYFPDALILTHVEFDHADIYKDLDAVKTAFKRLVNLVPRRGRIVAFDGAPNVTECLSRAFCNVERYGFESGSMWQIVGLTHSGNQSEWKVLRAGQPWAELMLPVAGAHNVLNATAAAALAAGQGVPLDCIIEALSTFRSVKRRLEVKAVIDGITIIDDFAHHPTAIRETLRALREANPGARLWAVLEPRSNTLRRNVFEQELIDSLATADEVVLAGVFKMENIPEAERLHPESVVRGLNVRGIPAELHTHADEIVASIAPRLRSGDVVAILSNGGFDGIYEKLPQQLRARVTVKA, encoded by the coding sequence ATGCAGGACAGCAAACACATTCATCTTATTGGGATTTGCGGCACCGCCATGGCCTCCATTGCCGGCCTGCTGCAGCTCAAGGGTCATCGCGTCACCGGCTCGGACCAGGCGGCTTATCCCCCCATGTCGGATCTGCTCGCGCATCTGCAGATTCCTGTCTCCGAGCCCTTTGCCGAAGCCAATCTCCAGCCGCATCCGGATCTCGTTATCGTCGGCAATGCCATTTCGCGCGGCAACGTGGAGCTCGAGTACGTTCTCGATCAGCACATTCCCTTCACATCGATGGCTGCGGTCATCCATGACGAGTTCCTGCGCGGGCGTGAATCGCTGGTGGTCGCCGGCACACACGGTAAAACCACGACGACGAGCATGCTGGCGTGGATTTATGCGGTCGCCGCGCGCAAACATCCCGAGCTCGCACCTTCATTCCTCATCGGCGGCGTTGCCGAGAATTTTGCCACCAGCTTTCAGCTTCAGGATGGCAAGCCGTTCCTCCTCGAAGGCGATGAGTATGACACGGCCTTCTTCGATAAAGGGCCGAAGTTCATGCACTACTTCCCCGACGCTCTGATCCTCACGCACGTCGAGTTCGACCATGCCGACATCTACAAGGATCTGGATGCGGTGAAGACGGCGTTCAAGCGCCTGGTGAACCTGGTGCCGCGCCGTGGCCGCATCGTCGCTTTCGATGGCGCGCCGAATGTCACCGAATGCCTGAGCCGCGCCTTCTGTAACGTCGAGCGTTACGGATTCGAGTCCGGCTCGATGTGGCAGATCGTTGGCCTTACGCACAGCGGCAACCAGTCAGAATGGAAGGTGCTCCGCGCAGGGCAGCCATGGGCAGAATTGATGCTTCCGGTGGCCGGCGCGCACAACGTGCTCAACGCCACCGCAGCCGCTGCCCTGGCGGCCGGGCAGGGTGTTCCGCTCGATTGCATCATCGAAGCGTTATCCACCTTCCGCAGCGTGAAGCGCCGCCTCGAAGTAAAAGCAGTCATCGACGGCATCACGATCATCGACGACTTCGCGCATCACCCCACGGCCATCCGCGAGACGCTGCGCGCGCTGCGCGAGGCCAACCCCGGAGCCCGCCTGTGGGCCGTGCTTGAGCCGCGCTCGAACACTCTGCGCCGCAATGTCTTCGAGCAGGAGCTGATCGATTCGCTCGCCACTGCCGATGAGGTTGTGCTGGCCGGCGTCTTCAAGATGGAAAATATCCCCGAGGCCGAACGGCTGCACCCCGAGTCTGTCGTCCGCGGCCTCAATGTGCGCGGCATCCCCGCGGAATTGCACACGCATGCCGACGAGATCGTTGCCAGCATCGCTCCGCGCCTGCGCTCGGGCGACGTTGTGGCGATTCTCTCGAACGGCGGCTTCGACGGCATCTACGAGAAGCTTCCGCAGCAGTTGCGTGCCCGGGTCACGGTCAAGGCGTAA
- a CDS encoding lysophospholipid acyltransferase family protein gives MLPALTIFVVYAMLTIPAAIVGIPWTLLTGDISLVYGWAMRIMRLGTRAAGIRIEAERRTPLDPAQRYLFLSNHISNLDPPILLPLLPGRVSVFIKRSLTRLPILGYGMKLANFIPVDRDGRVESAKASVEAAAQVMASGVDVLSFVEGTRSRNGRLLPFKKGPFYLAMETGVPVVPVSISGTESMMKKGSVRLYPGTARIVFHAPVYPGDYATREELMEAVRSAIASGLPKWMRGEDTPQ, from the coding sequence ATGCTGCCCGCACTCACTATCTTCGTTGTCTATGCGATGCTGACGATCCCTGCGGCGATCGTCGGCATCCCCTGGACGCTGCTCACCGGCGATATCTCACTGGTCTATGGCTGGGCCATGCGCATCATGCGGCTCGGCACGCGGGCAGCCGGTATCCGCATTGAAGCCGAACGGCGCACGCCGCTCGATCCCGCGCAGCGCTACCTTTTTCTCTCGAATCACATCTCGAACCTCGACCCGCCGATCCTGCTGCCGCTGCTGCCGGGACGCGTCTCGGTCTTCATCAAGCGCTCGCTTACGAGGCTGCCCATCCTCGGCTATGGGATGAAGCTGGCGAACTTTATCCCTGTGGACCGCGATGGCCGCGTGGAAAGCGCGAAGGCCAGCGTAGAAGCTGCCGCACAGGTCATGGCCTCGGGTGTGGATGTATTGTCGTTCGTCGAAGGCACGCGCTCTCGCAACGGGCGTCTGCTGCCCTTCAAGAAGGGCCCGTTCTATCTGGCCATGGAGACAGGCGTTCCGGTGGTTCCTGTCTCGATCTCGGGAACCGAATCAATGATGAAGAAGGGCAGCGTGCGGCTCTATCCGGGAACGGCGCGCATCGTCTTCCATGCGCCGGTTTATCCAGGGGATTACGCCACGCGCGAAGAGCTGATGGAGGCGGTGCGAAGCGCCATCGCCTCCGGACTGCCGAAGTGGATGCGCGGCGAAGACACTCCGCAGTAA
- a CDS encoding SPOR domain-containing protein — protein sequence MRTLIEDEEEETRHSDTEITLGMKSLLGVFFGSVLVCGVFFGFGYSMGRGNAHGTQAASTAAAAAPAPALKESVTGEDENGSGSGTAASTGNSTSSSTESVPAQQAASANTSSPAYDYVPTPAGPARRPAGAPPVAAKPLAAAKPSAEVQQTVLQSVPAPAPPPAQPHAQPAALTTTVPAAASAPASGTGLIMVQIAAVSRTEDAGILVGALKKHGYSATMRTDPRDQLVHVQVGPFATRDEARAMKARLMADGYNAILK from the coding sequence ATGCGAACGCTCATCGAAGACGAAGAAGAAGAGACCCGACACTCGGATACCGAGATCACCCTGGGCATGAAGTCGCTGCTCGGTGTGTTCTTCGGCTCCGTATTGGTGTGCGGAGTGTTCTTTGGCTTCGGGTATTCGATGGGGCGGGGCAATGCGCATGGAACACAGGCTGCCTCTACTGCTGCCGCAGCGGCTCCCGCGCCCGCTCTCAAAGAGAGCGTGACGGGCGAGGATGAGAACGGATCGGGAAGCGGGACGGCCGCCTCTACTGGCAACAGCACCTCTTCCAGTACGGAAAGCGTACCGGCTCAGCAGGCTGCTTCGGCGAATACGAGCTCGCCTGCGTATGACTATGTGCCCACCCCGGCCGGCCCGGCGCGGCGCCCTGCAGGCGCGCCTCCGGTTGCCGCAAAGCCCTTAGCTGCTGCAAAGCCTTCGGCGGAAGTGCAGCAGACGGTTCTGCAGAGTGTGCCGGCTCCCGCTCCGCCTCCTGCGCAACCGCATGCGCAGCCTGCGGCATTGACCACGACCGTTCCAGCAGCGGCATCAGCGCCTGCGTCCGGTACCGGTTTGATTATGGTGCAGATCGCCGCCGTATCGCGCACCGAAGACGCCGGCATTCTCGTCGGCGCACTCAAAAAACATGGATATAGCGCGACCATGCGCACCGATCCGCGCGATCAGCTGGTGCATGTGCAGGTCGGACCCTTTGCGACTCGCGACGAGGCCCGCGCCATGAAGGCGCGGCTCATGGCCGACGGCTACAACGCGATCCTGAAGTAA
- a CDS encoding slipin family protein — protein MFNVPILILIFAVGFYLISSIKILREYERGVIFRLGRALPQPKGPGVILVFRPLDQIVRVSLRQEVLEVPPQDVITRDNVTIKVNAVITLRVLDPAKAVIEVSNYVYQTSQFAQTTLRSVLGEVELDGLLSHREQLNQRIQSIIDQRTEPWGVKVVSVEVKQVDLPESMLRAMAKQAEAEREKRSKIINAEGEYAAAQKLVEAGNLLAAQPITLQLKYLQTLTDIGTEKNTTVIFPLPMELLSLLNKLAGPAVVEPKNPGEQS, from the coding sequence ATGTTCAACGTTCCGATTCTGATCCTGATTTTTGCCGTCGGGTTTTACCTCATCAGCTCCATCAAGATTCTGCGCGAGTACGAGCGCGGCGTGATCTTCCGCCTGGGCCGTGCGCTGCCGCAGCCCAAAGGGCCGGGTGTGATCCTGGTCTTTCGGCCGCTCGATCAGATTGTGCGCGTCTCTCTGCGTCAGGAAGTGCTCGAAGTGCCGCCGCAGGATGTGATTACCCGCGACAACGTCACCATCAAGGTGAATGCCGTCATCACGCTGCGTGTGCTCGATCCGGCGAAGGCCGTGATCGAGGTCTCGAACTACGTCTACCAGACCTCGCAGTTCGCGCAGACCACGCTGCGCTCGGTGCTGGGCGAGGTCGAGCTCGATGGATTGCTCTCGCATCGCGAACAGTTGAACCAGCGCATTCAGAGCATCATCGATCAGCGCACCGAGCCGTGGGGCGTGAAGGTGGTCAGCGTCGAGGTGAAGCAGGTCGATCTGCCCGAATCCATGCTGCGGGCCATGGCCAAGCAGGCCGAGGCGGAACGTGAGAAGCGCTCGAAGATTATCAACGCCGAAGGCGAATACGCCGCGGCGCAGAAGCTGGTGGAGGCCGGCAATCTGCTGGCAGCCCAGCCCATCACGCTGCAGCTCAAGTACCTGCAGACATTGACCGATATCGGCACAGAGAAGAACACCACGGTGATCTTCCCCCTGCCCATGGAATTACTGTCCCTGTTAAATAAACTGGCCGGCCCGGCGGTTGTGGAACCGAAGAATCCCGGGGAACAAAGCTGA